The region CTAAACGCCACGTTCGCCGGGGCCGCGCGAGGGTTGGTGGTGGCGATCCGCACCGCCCCGGGTTGGATGAACTTCATGAACTGGCCGTAGAGATAGAAGTCGGCGCGGTACTCCGTCGCAAGCGTGTCACGATTCAGCACGATGATGGTCGGATCGCAATCGTGGAATCCCGAGACGTTCGGCTTGCCTTGGTGATCAATCATCGTCACCCACGCGTTGTAACTGCCGGCCCAGTGGCGAAAGTAGGAGATGATTTCCGCGGCGCCCTGGGCGCCGTAAACGGAACCTTCGGTGAAGTAGATGGGCTTGCCCGGAAACTGGCGATGGAGTTTGGACATCGCCTCGGGCCGGCCCTCGTAGAGATGAAAGGCGCTGCCCCCGACGAATTGCGCCGCCTGCGGATCGCGCAGGATGGTCGCGGGAAAACCCGGGTTGTTGAAGTTGTGGTCGAATACCCAGATGACCGTGCGAATGCCCCGCGCCTGAAACAGCGGCCCCAGGTGATCGCGGATGAAATCCCGTTGCTCGGCGGCGGTCCAGAGGCAGCTCGGATAAGGCTCAGGGCCGAACTCCGGTTCGTTCTGCACGGTGAGGGCGTGGATCTCGATGCCTTCGCGCCGATAGGCTTCGATGAATCGAACGAGATACTCCGCGAAGTAAGGATAACACTCCCGGCGAAGCCGGCCGCCGCCGTAGCGGCCGTTGGTCTTCATCCACGGCGGAGGCGTCCACGGTGAGGCAAAGAACTTCAGATTCGGATTGAGGCGCTGGGCGGTCTTGATCACCGGCAACACGTACTCCCGATCCCGTTCGATCGAGAAACGCTCCAGCTTCGGATCCTCCTGGCCCGCGGGCAGGTCGTTGTAGGTGTAGAACGGACCCGGCGCGAAATCCGAAGTGCCGATGCAAAGGCGCATCAAATTCATGCCGATGCCGTGCTCGGCGTGGACGAGGCTCTCGATCACCTTTTCCCGCCGAGCCGCCGGCAGCAGGCTGAGGTTGTAACAGGTGCTGTGCTCGAAGGAACTGCCGAGCCCCAGCACGGGTTGATAGGTGGTGGTGTCGTCGATCTGGATGGCCTCGCGTCCCGAGGTGGGTCCAGCTTGAAACTGAAGCTCCGGCTGCGGCGTGAGCTTGGCCGTGCCGTCCTCCGACGAGAGCCACTCTTGAACCTTCGTGCCCGAACCTTGCCGGCTGCCGCGCTCTCCGGTCGATTCCGCTGTCGATGCTTGGGAAGAACCGTTGACTGCGGCCAGGCGTGTTCCGCACCCGGCAACCGCGAAGCCGAGAACGGAGATCAGCGCGGCGCAGATCGCCGTGGAACGTAATGAAGTCCGGAGCGTGGCCTCGCGACGGGGATCGATGTTGGCGTGCATGCTTGAAATCATGGAACTCCGATTCAGAAACGCAGCGTGGCGAGGGCCGCGCTCACCCAAGCCGGCGTGATTTCGTGCTCGTTGATCACGGTGTGCCAGAGGTCGCGGCGGCCGGCGACATACGAACGCAGGTTCAAAAGTGAGGCTTCGAGATCGCCGCGGCGGATTTCCATGTCCGCGGGCTGATAACGCAATCCCACGTCGTCCATGAACGCCACCATCTCCGCGTGACGGTTTTCCTGCCACCGGCTGAGCAGGTGGATGCCGAGCCCCACGATCCAGCCGTGGATGAAGGAGCGCTCGAGCCGTTCCTCCAATTCGTAGAACAGATAATGCTCGCTGCCCTCTTCCACCCGGTAATGCCCGGCCGGCAGACAGATCGTGTTCACGCGCATATAGCCCTCGACGATGGCGCGCAGACCGTCATCGGTGCAGGCCCGGATGGCACCGGCCTTCGCCATCGTGTCGGCGAGGATGGCGCGAGCCTGGGCAATGTCCTCCGTCCGGAAGGGATACTCACTCCTGCCCGCGCGTCCTGCGAGTTCCCAGTCGAAGCAGGCGGTGTGAATCG is a window of Verrucomicrobiota bacterium DNA encoding:
- a CDS encoding iron-containing alcohol dehydrogenase family protein, with the translated sequence MIEGNTNVRSARFGAGSLSELDLAPGSFLVTTMEVPWRHAEPRLKARPKAVLFVENMEVETLDRQLTAAPVADTVVGIGGGQAIDLAKYIAWKRGLRLVSVPTILSVDAFVTPAAGIRRGHRVEYVGQTSPDPLVIDYDLIRTAPPELNIAGVGDLLSIHTACFDWELAGRAGRSEYPFRTEDIAQARAILADTMAKAGAIRACTDDGLRAIVEGYMRVNTICLPAGHYRVEEGSEHYLFYELEERLERSFIHGWIVGLGIHLLSRWQENRHAEMVAFMDDVGLRYQPADMEIRRGDLEASLLNLRSYVAGRRDLWHTVINEHEITPAWVSAALATLRF